GATTGGTGGCGGTTATCTACTTGGTGGGCTAGTACCACTATtaccatatttttttgtctcAGACGTGGGCACAGGTCTCATTTACTCTATTATAGTCATGGTTGTAACACTATTCTGGTTCGGTTATGCAAAGACAAAATTATCCATGGGTAGTGGTAGTTCGACCTCCAAGAAAGTTACAGAAGGTGTTGAAATGGTCGCCGTTGGTGGTGTAGCAGCAGGTGCAGCTTGGTTCTTCGTTAAATTACTGGGTTAAGTGCAAAGTAATAAAACTATACATACTTACGGTAAGGGAATTAAGAGTAAGATGCTTTTTCCACGCTTGGGCCAAGGCTGAATTTCTCaacatatatttcttttactgctttaatttgtttctatattctcttcttcaaatttatttatattaaTGAATTTTAAATTATTCTCTTATCTTTCAATGAACGGTTTCAAATGACCCCGTATTAGGCATATCTGTATAGTGCATCGCTTTTTTCTCGATCTGCTTCGTTGCTTCCATAACCAACTTTTTTacattttgcttttctcaCTTCCATATCCCCTTTGCCTAACGAATGGATAACTTTTCCgatttattattcttaaactctttttttgtatttataTAAACTACTGAATATATGCATACTCGTGCTGTATACTGAAATCGACGTTATACTGAATAAAACACAACTTGAATTGGGGTCATTCTTCATTGAAATAGGAAAGATAACTCGAACAATTAATGTACATCTCTACATATTGTTAGGGGAAATATGCCAGGATTTAAAAGATAACACGATTCATTTTAGTTCtctatttcctttttcttcaaaactgATTCTAGTTCGCCGATGTCAAACATCCCTATACCTTCTTGCAAAGCATCTGCCAAAATGGATAACGATTTATTCGTGAAATCTGGGGCAGATCTAAGACGATTTATATCATCACCgtagttttcaaaaagtaaatttaAATATTCCTCTCttattttgcttttgtCATTCCCTTTCGGTGTGAAATTTTCTGCCAACTCGTTGTATTCATCTCTTGAAAGTTTGATGTTTTGGGCAATCTTCGATGAATTCATGAAGACATCTTTCTTCTGAGATCTTGAAGGTTCTGGAATCTTCCTCAAAGAGATTTTGGTGAGGTCatctattatttcttttgagtttgATTTGATGTCCTTACTTTCTTCGTCTGTTAGCTCGACATCGGAAACTTCAATTTCGATGTCATCATCTTTGTCTTCGTTATTATCCTTTGAGAAATCATGGTCAATCTTATGATTCGcattatcttcttctttgatggattcttttttgacttcttccttttcattgtctgatgatgaatccgatgatgatgattctgatgatgatgaaacgTCTGCtgttcttctcttctttctccttctgttttttttgacagATTTGGTATTTATAGCTGATATATCCCCTGCCGACATTCTGTATAATACTGTTGCTAGTTCTCTTTGTACTGTTGCTACTATATTTAATTCAAGTTCAGGTATTTAATCCTAACATATGAAAGTTTTcactctttttcttttctttcaaattttcagCTACGAGCTCTTCGCGCGAAAGTCTCTAATATCTGTAAAGCAAACAAACTGTGCATCgaattattattatgcATTAGGTTTTCCGCTTTATTAATGCATTTTGTCTTTATATATCTACTTTACAGAATAATATGATATTGATGTCTATCTTTTTAGGGGTAATATCTAGGCATACCTATCTAAAAAAGCTTGTCCATTTCCACCAATGCGTAATCTAATATGTAACTTTGTTCAACTAGATTATCCACCCTTGTAAAATGTCTTTGAGTGTATGGAATTATTGCATCAACTACCTTTACCATGCCTGGTATTTCACTTAGTTTTTCTATGTTATGATACATTAAAATACATCTTATAGTCCTTTGCGCTATAGTGTGTGTTTTGGCATTGGTGTTCCAATCTCTGCATCTTTTCATTAGTAACATTAATTGTTCATCATTTAGAGTAGAAATTGCGTGGTCTAATTCCTCATTGAAAACTACGCTAGATTCGCCTTCTTTGATATCTTGTCTCAATCTTGACTCGCCGAGCGCTTTCTTTAAAACATTAAACAGCCTCATTGGGTGATCTAGAGTCATTGCTAATAAAAACGCATTTGTCCAATCCCCTTGACTAATATAATTTTGAAGCGattgttcttgttctaCCTGTAATTTGGCTTTTTcctgttcttcttctttttcttgctcaGTACAGTCTTTCCAGAACTGAAAAACACCATCTGCATCAGCACTTACGATTATATCACCATCATTCATAGTATTTAAAGCCCATAACCTATTGTTATGACCATCCAAAGTTTTCAGACATTCGCCGCTGGAGCAGTCCCATATTTTGATCAAGCCATCAGCGCCACAACTCACTAGTTGTTTTTGCTTGTTAATAAATGAACATCTTTGAACTGCATTAGTATGACCTTCCAATGTCTTCATAACGCTGAATGTATCTAATGACCAAATTTTAACGGTCTTATCACCAGAACATGTTGCCAGCAATTTGTCATACTGGCAAAACGTCACATCCCATAGTCCACGCTTGTGGTTGGACAAGGTAGCCTCCAATTCACCATTTTCAAGGTTCCATATTTTACAAGTCTTATCATATGATGCTGTagcaaaaatggaatcGTTGGGAGAGATTGACAATGCATTGATATCTTTTTCATGGGCATGACGAGTATACTCGGACACTTTGATGGTTTGAACATCGAAAGGAAAAGTTGGTTTTGgaattttccatttcttgaTAGTCAAATCATTGGATGCTGTCAATAAAAATTCGGGATATCCCTTTGGCATTATTTTTGGCAATCCGACTGCTGTTACGGCAGACGAATGACCAATATACTTGGAATAAACTTCAAACTTTCTGGTGTTCTCATTATATTTCCAAACGATAGCAGAATTATCTTTCGAGGCAGTTGCAATCCATAGCCCATCTTCAGTAGCGTCTAGTGAATTTAATAAATCTTCGTGACCTTCATAAATTTCGACATCCAACGGTAATGAAGCTGTGGTGCCTGCCAGATCGGGGATTGGTATGATTCTTAGCGATGGTGAATTAGTAGCCAATGCCAGTTTGTTTAGCTCCGGACCAACAAATCTCATGTCAGCAATGATACCATGGTTCCCAGCAATAGTCGAAGAAACCTCTATTATCTCGTTTTCACTCTTTATGACTTCTTCCACGTTTATTAATTGCAATGTTTGATCAGACATCACCAAAAACATCTTCGAACTGCTTACTATTGGAAGTACACCAATAATGAATAACTCTTCTATAGGtttattagtttttttgATCATAATACCGGATTCGAGATCAATTAACTGAAATATGGCATCTCCTCCTGCTGTATATATTAAGTGTTTATCATCATGGTACCTCAAAAATCCGCATGACTCTACCTGTTGGTTTACTGGCAGGGTTTTTATTAACTTAcatgttttcttcatattgaAATCCcaaatattgataatgtcATCTCTGCCACCAGAAAGCAATTTCAAGAATGGTTCATCACTATTTTGTACCTCAACGATATCCAACCCTCTCACAGCGGAAGAATGTTCTTGTAATGTGTGtaaacattttcttttaacaaGATCCCAAACTTTAACCATACCATTAGTATCACCTGACGCTAATAACCATATTTTACTATCTAATTGACCATAAAATTTCAGGCTAGAAATGGTACCACCATGACCTTTGAAAGAATGAGTAATGTaaccattttcaatatccaCAACAATTATACTACCATCGGTCCCACCGACTGCCAAAAGCGTCGAAGTAGAATCTGCATCGAGGATATATGATGGGGAGGATATTTTCATTGATCTGACAACTTTTCCGGTCTTTAAATGGAAGATTTTTAGAAGTTGGGCTTGAGAAACATATGTAAGATACTGTCCATCTGGAGTTAATTTTAGCGCAGTTATTTCTTGCTCATCTTCATTAGAGATCCTATGTATAATGTTCCTGGAACCTGGGGTAAGGTCAATTATGTTGATTTCATCTAGCATTGGAGTAGCTAGTATCGTACCATTTTCTGAAACAGTGGCAACGGCACTACTTCCTGCATAAATGGGGTTCAATGAGACACCTTTGAATGAGGTTTTTAGATCCATAATTTATTGTGGTATAAGTTACTGCCCTTGAGAATTCTAATCTGTTAGACTTCACCTTTAACAGTACACTGCTATTCGACTTTTTAGCGATGAGCTGAGGttttcagaaaattttcagtCGTTTCACACGAAATGAAACTTGAACTTGTATCGTAATAACAAGATGAGATGAGGCTATCATCTTAATCTGAGTTAGGGAGTAAACCAGCCGATCAGATGCAGGAGCCGTGAAGCTTATTTGATCGTATACGTAATTTGATGGAATTGTACCagtaaaaaatattaataatttttctataaaaTATGCATATAAATGTAAAAGAATAACATGTCACACTTTTCAACCCACGATAAAGTGAAATCTGAAGCAGGAAAGTAAAATGAAGGGTACTGATGATATATGGAAGATTTAAAGACACTCATTGGCAGCAATAATCATAACAAAGTAAAACGAACGCAAACGGCTCATTGTAAAACATCATTGAACTCGAATGAATGGTTGGCATCATTACCCATAATCCCCTCGATATCTGCTAAAGCGCTCTCACTAAATAAACCATTTTTAGTAAAACGAAGATTTTCCGCCGCTGCTTCGACCATACtttgtcttcttctccACATAGAATTACTGTTTTCGTGATTTAACGTATTATCAAATTGCACAGGAGCGGTCAACGATGCTAGGATGTCAGCATCAGTATCTCCAATGGCATGGCTGTCGTGCGTATCATAATCGTTTATATTACCTACAGGTAGCAAGTCATTCTCGTCTTTACCCAAAATCTCATGTATTTCATCCAAGCCCACACTCTttgttgaattttttcttgtattgCTGCCCACAGTAAGATCAACATTACGAGATAATAATGACGCATCATCGGGTGTATGAGAGGGAAGGCCATCCATAGGAGTATTTTCATTGGTCGTAAAATCTGTACCGGTGTACATATCACTATGACTATTATTGTCGTTATCGTGAGTATCATGAACATTGATTCCCAGCTGCAGAGACATGGTTTCTTGCTCCTTCCTTGCCTTttccctttcttttcttatttttaaaagcttcttcttcttctttaactgcctttttttttcagttttcttCCGTTGTAACTCTTtcattttatcaattttcttccGTGTTCTTTCATTACCAAGATATCCAATGGGGACTTTTCTATTAGAGTTCGCTGGAAGCATatattcatcttcttcgtaGGCATTAATACCCTTATTCCTGAACGCAGATAAAGGAACTTTAGGGACTTCATACCAATCTGCAGCATGGCCATTTGTACTTTTGTTATTGACCGTATTGTTGTGACTACCATTATTCTCCATATCATCTGTGTGGGATGGCGAATCATCCTCTAATTCGCTCATGTTTAATAGTTCATTGAGTGTCAATTCATCGCCATTAATGGTGCCATTGTTGGCACTGGCGCTTCCCTCCCTTTTTATATCAGGGGTTTGAGCTCTTTGATGTTGTTCGCGAAGTTGTTGGTGTTCTTGGATTAAAGCGTATAGTGATTTGGTAGAGAGACCATCAATGATACTGAAGGGCTTGTTATCAGTCTCCCAGGTACCTAGTTTAGGGGGACGTAGCCCAACAACATTTGAACTTACGATTTCCTTTGCTTTTGAGCCGATATTTTTCGTCCTTGAACTTGGGGGTGGTAGAttgtcatcttcatctgtAGACTCGCCATCAACGTACACGACAGTCTCTAGGAGATCATGTTTGCAATCCTTCGATTCATCgagattttctttttcggaATTGGAACTTGTGATAGAAGAAGACCCATCACTGTCGTCATAATGAAAGTAAAATGAATCTGGATCTAGATCATCGATGTCTATAAATACATTCGTTACGCTGGAATCGTCATCGTCGTCTTCGTCGTAATCATCATTTAATTCCATGCCAATATCCAAGCTGTCTGAATCTAATGCTCTCAACTCCTCATCTGTGTCAGAATCATTGGATGTTTCAGAGTGACTATTCTCATCATCAGAAGGCAAGTGCGCGACATCTAATAAAATGTTATCATACTCATCATCAGAAGAGTTATATTTCCCGGAGTTCAAGCCAAGGTTACGGATTGATGGTTCCAAATTATCATTTGACTTTATTATATTCAGgcctttatttttatgtCTGATACCACTTTGGTCCGATTTGTGCTTGCCTTTCTCGGACTTATTGTcgttattttcatcatcagattgaaagaaaacattgaaaatatattCATCATTGTCTACATTGGAAGTTGTTCTTGTACTGGGTTTTTGTGACTTTTTATGAAGCTTTCGCCtttgtttcctttcttcttgctCGCGTTTTTTAgcctcttttcttttcagtttaGATAGTTTTTCGTCATTTAACATTAGTGGCAAAGAGGTACTCAAGGATAGCTTTGGTTCTGAACCATCACCATAATAATAAAGGTTGGCAAATTTTGGATCTTCGTAAAATGGCATATCAAAATCAGACATTatttcgtcttcttcatcttcttcatcatatcCGTTTTCTTGGTTGTACTCATTTTGTAAGAATTTGTTCTCAGCATCATCTACCGGGTCAGATCCTTCTTCATGTATACTACCATCAAACGACAGTTGATCGTCATTCTGCAGCTCAGAAAcaatattttgttcttcttcttccaatatCGGAAGATCATCATCCCCTGTTTCTAAATCTGTACCGATCTCTCCATGGGAGTTTTCATTGTTAATTACATCAAAATATGCATCTTGATCAATATCATACTCCGATTCATCTGACTCTGAAATATTGGGAAACCGTAGTTCATCGTTATTACTTAGCGTGGCCTTAGGGCCtacttttccttcttcttgatcATCGTtatctttgtttttcaagTCCAACACTTCTTCACCGATGTCTTCATTATAATCCCCACTACCATTACCAAAACTAATGCCGTcactttctcttttgaatttaaaCGACAGTGCCTGTTGGGTAGTAGTGGTATTTGGACTttttacttcttttttctttggttgttggtgtttttctttctcctcttcctctttttcttttcgatAGGACATTGTTATTGCTTCATTCTTATTACTATTCTCAAGAGATGAGTGGAGAGTATTGCTATTGGTATTCATGGCAGATAACGCCTTCATGGcccttttctttctttgggCTGTCAATTTAACAAAGTCAATATTCTCATCGTCTGAACTTGTctcactatcactatcactcCCGTCGTCGTCTTCGTCGTcttcactttcttcttcttcgttttcGCTCTCTCCTTCATCCGTTATGGCGCGGTAGTCTGAAGACTGTGTTCCCTCATCATCATAGTCTTGTTGTCTTTGTATAAGTTTACTCTTTTTGCCTTGAGAATTATTGGAAACATTCTTCgcctttttcttatttctaTGTAAATTCGCacttttacttttatcGGAATCAGACACGTCACTCAAAGATGATTCTGAAGAGTATATAAGGCTAAATCTTCTTGGCCTTGTTGTCCCTAGCATGGGAGGTGACTGCTTGGGCGTAGAACAAACTTCACCCTTTTTTATGAGTCTTTTAATATTTGCTGGTAGCTTACCAGAATGTGTGCTATGATTCACCGTACTTTTTCGAGGACTTTTCTTGCCTACCATTATGTTCTGCTCTCACTTTGCCGagtatttctctttttgtttttatattgtttctttttttgagtttgtttttttaacaAGCTTGAAATGACTTTCGTTGAATGAATATTACTAGGTTCAATGCGGTTGTTGCTTATGAAGCTCAccaaaaattaaaaaaaatagttaTAGGTTTCTCCTATGCCGGAATTATGGGAAGGAAGGAATGTAATAAATATGCAGTAACTAATATAGCCTTTCGAAGAGTTCCTGTTTTCTAGTCGTTTCTTATAGCAAGTGTTTCGAATGTGTTCAAAGATTACCAATGCTTTTACAAATACTTACAGCAAGCTGATTAAAGAACTTGAAAGGCCAAAAGTCCAAACATGGAAAACACCTATTCTGTAGTCTCTTTTCCCTAGTAGCACTTCAAATCAATTTAGTGatgagatgaaaaaaaaaaataataattccaacaaaaaagaaacgacCGGCAGGGCAACCTATAGCAGTCTCAATTCGTGTAATGCGATTTTCCTTTCCGTACGGGTAACGGTTATACATagtttattattaataGTGTACCTTCTTCGCAGTAATACAAATACTCCCAATAACTGACGTTTGAAGGTTTGCCTGGTATACCTAGGATCGTGTGCTAGCAGACTCTTAGCATAGTTTACCTTTCAATCGCATTACGGAATAATTAGGTATCCGAACCCCACACGGAAAAATCGGAACAATACTTGAAATTTtcgttcttttcttttttctgctttctGAAGTCTCTGCCCCTCTATTGCGTACTCGATTTCATATCAGAGGCCATCTCAAACGTAAAGATCCATCCAGGAGTATACCTCATAAAAACGTCAACACTAGGAGGCGAGAtaacttttcaaagattttttgcCGTTGTCTTCTCTTTGTTGTGTTTACTATGCCCTTTGGcgcaaagaagaaaaagtgtGCACACAAGAGATGAATCAGAGCGATCGGAGCTTGATGGATTTACCACTGGAGATCCATCTATCATTACTAGAATACGTGCCGAATGAACTTCGTGCTGTTAACAAATACTTTTACGTTCTGCATAACCATAGTTACAAGGAGAAGAGCTTGGCATGGATAGCTCAGGACAACTATATATGGACCGTTATCAAAACTTCGTTGTGTCTCTACGTCAAAAGCTTGGATCCGCTTCGGCAGTATGCTAGAGAAATCATTCAAGATACGGCAGAACCAGGCTCTAACGTTTTGTTGTGTAAGACGAAATACATCGCTGATTCATGGTATATAGTATACAATGCACTGCAATATCCTGgaaaaataatcaataTAGAATGGCACaaatacaacaaaaaatatcagAGTTTAAGCACGGAAGATTCCAATAGTAGCTTTAGTAATCGGCCCAAGGAGAGAACTCTCATGCAGTCGTTGACTGCAATACCGGTTGACTTTTGGTCCAGAAGGAAAGACGAACCTACACCAGTGAACGTTTGGTTTTATGTGAAAAATGCGCACGTTGCCAGATACATACCGAAAATTATTACAGAAATAGGCATATGCAACTATGGGCCGAAGCAGATCGTGGCAAGTGCAGGCTATATTAATGAACTGATAACATCTGAAGGGACGTACTGTATTAATTTAGGGCATCTTCCTAGGTTGTACAATgaacaaatttttgaaggtaCCGGAACGACACACCTCCCCCTGGAGTTGAAGACCATTGATAGAACAGACTCAGATGTTTGTATCAATGGGGATTTAGTATTGCTAGGTTATGACTTTATTCCGTACCAAATATCGAAACCGTGGCTACTCTTCAGAATTGAGCAGGTAAATGGCATTGAGGCAATTTTCAACTATAGCgaatgttctttttcatatAAGTTTGCGTGGAGCTTGGCCTGCTTGCAATCTGAAGAGAAAATCAAACTTCCTAAAGATACGATTAGCGGTCACAGTTCATCTTATAAGCCTTCCAAATTGATAAGAAGTTTTGTTTACAAGCATCCGGAACAAAAACAAGACCTTGATCAAGAAATAGCATTGCCCAATTGGAATACTCCTTATCTTCgaagatgataaaaaattattaatCAGTCtataatatatatgcatatatatgtatatgaACCTACCTACTTACATAATAGATATAATATTCTTgcaattataaaaaatatacatatagCAGGAGTTTATTCTTTCAGTTAATAAACGTACTTTCGATGATGGAAACTCCTTCATCATCGTCGAATTTTGATCTTTGGCAGAATTGGTAAATAAAAGGCTTCATGTTTGCTAAATTTTCAGCAATTGACCTAATGAAAGCAGGCAGCTCACTCAT
The nucleotide sequence above comes from Saccharomyces mikatae IFO 1815 strain IFO1815 genome assembly, chromosome: 12. Encoded proteins:
- the RSA3 gene encoding Rsa3p (similar to Saccharomyces cerevisiae RSA3 (YLR221C); ancestral locus Anc_8.436) translates to MSAGDISAINTKSVKKNRRRKKRRTADVSSSSESSSSDSSSDNEKEEVKKESIKEEDNANHKIDHDFSKDNNEDKDDDIEIEVSDVELTDEESKDIKSNSKEIIDDLTKISLRKIPEPSRSQKKDVFMNSSKIAQNIKLSRDEYNELAENFTPKGNDKSKIREEYLNLLFENYGDDINRLRSAPDFTNKSLSILADALQEGIGMFDIGELESVLKKKEIEN
- the UTP13 gene encoding U3 snoRNA-associated protein UTP13 (similar to Saccharomyces cerevisiae UTP13 (YLR222C); ancestral locus Anc_8.435), producing MDLKTSFKGVSLNPIYAGSSAVATVSENGTILATPMLDEINIIDLTPGSRNIIHRISNEDEQEITALKLTPDGQYLTYVSQAQLLKIFHLKTGKVVRSMKISSPSYILDADSTSTLLAVGGTDGSIIVVDIENGYITHSFKGHGGTISSLKFYGQLDSKIWLLASGDTNGMVKVWDLVKRKCLHTLQEHSSAVRGLDIVEVQNSDEPFLKLLSGGRDDIINIWDFNMKKTCKLIKTLPVNQQVESCGFLRYHDDKHLIYTAGGDAIFQLIDLESGIMIKKTNKPIEELFIIGVLPIVSSSKMFLVMSDQTLQLINVEEVIKSENEIIEVSSTIAGNHGIIADMRFVGPELNKLALATNSPSLRIIPIPDLAGTTASLPLDVEIYEGHEDLLNSLDATEDGLWIATASKDNSAIVWKYNENTRKFEVYSKYIGHSSAVTAVGLPKIMPKGYPEFLLTASNDLTIKKWKIPKPTFPFDVQTIKVSEYTRHAHEKDINALSISPNDSIFATASYDKTCKIWNLENGELEATLSNHKRGLWDVTFCQYDKLLATCSGDKTVKIWSLDTFSVMKTLEGHTNAVQRCSFINKQKQLVSCGADGLIKIWDCSSGECLKTLDGHNNRLWALNTMNDGDIIVSADADGVFQFWKDCTEQEKEEEQEKAKLQVEQEQSLQNYISQGDWTNAFLLAMTLDHPMRLFNVLKKALGESRLRQDIKEGESSVVFNEELDHAISTLNDEQLMLLMKRCRDWNTNAKTHTIAQRTIRCILMYHNIEKLSEIPGMVKVVDAIIPYTQRHFTRVDNLVEQSYILDYALVEMDKLF
- the IFH1 gene encoding Ifh1p (similar to Saccharomyces cerevisiae CRF1 (YDR223W) and IFH1 (YLR223C); ancestral locus Anc_8.434); protein product: MVGKKSPRKSTVNHSTHSGKLPANIKRLIKKGEVCSTPKQSPPMLGTTRPRRFSLIYSSESSLSDVSDSDKSKSANLHRNKKKAKNVSNNSQGKKSKLIQRQQDYDDEGTQSSDYRAITDEGESENEEEESEDDEDDDGSDSDSETSSDDENIDFVKLTAQRKKRAMKALSAMNTNSNTLHSSLENSNKNEAITMSYRKEKEEEEKEKHQQPKKKEVKSPNTTTTQQALSFKFKRESDGISFGNGSGDYNEDIGEEVLDLKNKDNDDQEEGKVGPKATLSNNDELRFPNISESDESEYDIDQDAYFDVINNENSHGEIGTDLETGDDDLPILEEEEQNIVSELQNDDQLSFDGSIHEEGSDPVDDAENKFLQNEYNQENGYDEEDEEDEIMSDFDMPFYEDPKFANLYYYGDGSEPKLSLSTSLPLMLNDEKLSKLKRKEAKKREQEERKQRRKLHKKSQKPSTRTTSNVDNDEYIFNVFFQSDDENNDNKSEKGKHKSDQSGIRHKNKGLNIIKSNDNLEPSIRNLGLNSGKYNSSDDEYDNILLDVAHLPSDDENSHSETSNDSDTDEELRALDSDSLDIGMELNDDYDEDDDDDSSVTNVFIDIDDLDPDSFYFHYDDSDGSSSITSSNSEKENLDESKDCKHDLLETVVYVDGESTDEDDNLPPPSSRTKNIGSKAKEIVSSNVVGLRPPKLGTWETDNKPFSIIDGLSTKSLYALIQEHQQLREQHQRAQTPDIKREGSASANNGTINGDELTLNELLNMSELEDDSPSHTDDMENNGSHNNTVNNKSTNGHAADWYEVPKVPLSAFRNKGINAYEEDEYMLPANSNRKVPIGYLGNERTRKKIDKMKELQRKKTEKKRQLKKKKKLLKIRKEREKARKEQETMSLQLGINVHDTHDNDNNSHSDMYTGTDFTTNENTPMDGLPSHTPDDASLLSRNVDLTVGSNTRKNSTKSVGLDEIHEILGKDENDLLPVGNINDYDTHDSHAIGDTDADILASLTAPVQFDNTLNHENSNSMWRRRQSMVEAAAENLRFTKNGLFSESALADIEGIMGNDANHSFEFNDVLQ
- the UCC1 gene encoding Ucc1p (similar to Saccharomyces cerevisiae YLR224W; ancestral locus Anc_8.433) — translated: MNQSDRSLMDLPLEIHLSLLEYVPNELRAVNKYFYVLHNHSYKEKSLAWIAQDNYIWTVIKTSLCLYVKSLDPLRQYAREIIQDTAEPGSNVLLCKTKYIADSWYIVYNALQYPGKIINIEWHKYNKKYQSLSTEDSNSSFSNRPKERTLMQSLTAIPVDFWSRRKDEPTPVNVWFYVKNAHVARYIPKIITEIGICNYGPKQIVASAGYINELITSEGTYCINLGHLPRLYNEQIFEGTGTTHLPLELKTIDRTDSDVCINGDLVLLGYDFIPYQISKPWLLFRIEQVNGIEAIFNYSECSFSYKFAWSLACLQSEEKIKLPKDTISGHSSSYKPSKLIRSFVYKHPEQKQDLDQEIALPNWNTPYLRR